In the Rhinopithecus roxellana isolate Shanxi Qingling chromosome 16, ASM756505v1, whole genome shotgun sequence genome, TGGTCACCCAGGAACTGATGAGGCCCAACAGCACGCAGGTTTTCATCCAGTTCCAGAAGAATGGGGACTCCAGTAGGAAGAGTAATGTTGATGATGTCTTCATCTGAGATACCTTCCAGGTGTTTTAGGAGTGCCCTACTGCTATTTCCATGAGCAGATATCAGAATGGTTTTGCCACGTAAGACTTCAGGAGCAATCCTTTCATTCCAATAGGGAAGGAGTCTTTCCAGAACATCCTTTAAGCTTTCAGACTGTGGCAGTTGATCCAAGGGCACATCACATACTTTATACTTCCGGTCGTTGTAGATTTCGTGGTAGTAAGGATGAGACTCCTCAATGGGAGGTGGGGTTACATTGTAGCTTCTTCTCCAGAGCCTCACTTGTTCTTCACCATGATTCAAAGCCATTTGCTCCCTGTTGAGACCAATCAAGGCCCCATAGTGACACTCATTTAGACGCCAGGAGCTTTCCACGGGCACCCATTCCTGCCCTAGCTCTTCCAGGATCAGCCAGGCTGTGTGAATGGACCGATTAAGGACAGATGTGAATACAAGATCAAACTCAAAGTTTAATGCTTTGAGTTGCTTCCCACAGTTCCGAGCTTCCTCCATGCCTTCACTGTTGAGTTTCTGATCCACCcagctacatttttaaatttttaaatccacccagctgtcattttaaaatttgagccCGGGGTGTTTGCAGTTGGTTTTtgattatgaataatgctgtgatgaacaccTCTGAGTTTGCCTTTTGTAAGTTGCCCATCCAGTGGAGGGAATGAGCTCCCTGCTGCTGGGACATACAAGGAGAAGCTGGACAAGCACTAGGAAGGTTCAAGCTAGGACCTGAGCCTCAGAGAAGGATCAGCTATAGTAGTGGCTCTCAATTCTGCTCGGATGGACGGTACGGAAGCTGTTCAGTCACCTAACACACGCTTAGAGCTATACCTCACAATTCCAGGGTATTTACTGGCTGAAACTCAGGCCCTTTCTCTCCCATTGTCGTATGGGCTGGAGGCGAATGCAAGCGATGCTGCAGCAGGGATGACTCCAACATGGCCTGATTTGGAAATAAAGAACATCACACAGAGTTTGGGGCACTTCCTCATCAGGGTCACATGTGCACAGCCCACAGGTGGTCCTGGCCCTCCCTGTGTGAGCCTTCACTCCAGCCAAGATGATCGCCAAGGTCTTCCCAGCCTGGAAGCTCCGATGCATGCCCGGGGCTGATGCCCTCCGCCCAGACCCTGACACACTAGAAGGGCCTCTGCTCCCAGGGCAGGGAACGAATGCTCCCCGTTGATTTCATCATGTCATCCCCGACTCACCGCTCCCCTGGGGCTCTCTGTGATGCCCCAACCCCGGCCACCCCTGCTTTCATCTCTCTCACTGTGCCAAGGCTGAAAGGCTGTGCCTCCACTCAGTttgctctcttccttctcctggctAGACCCTGGCAGTTTCAACCCCTGGCACCACCCTCCTCCACCTATCCAATCCTGTCCCTGACCTAGATAAAGCTTCACTGTCTTTCCAAAATGCTGCTGTGTGTGCCGGCCACTCTGCTGGCAAGTTTCTGCCTGCTTCTTCTCCACGGTCCCCATATCCTATCTTTATGTGGCAAGAAGTGAAAATCTTGTTTGTGGTGCAGGGACCAGTCTCGTATGAGCATCAGGCCTTTCCAGGACCATGCCCCACTCTCTCTGGAGTGTAACACTTTAGTGTCTGGAGATACAGAAACATATGAATACAGAGGCTGTGCAGGCTTCCTGCATCACTCCCTTCACCAACACCATGAGGCATATATTCTCTCACTTCATCCTCCCAGCAATCCTAGAAGGGATGTTCTTTTATTATTCCTATAACAGATGAGGCTTCAGAGGCTCTGAAAGGGTAGGTAACTTGCCTAAGGCACAGCCAGTATAAGGCAGATGTGaccaaacccaggtctgtctaaTTCCCTTTGtttgtcttgctttgtcacccaagctggagtgcagtggcgtgatcatagctcacggcagcctcgacctcctgggctcaagcaatcctcccacctcagcctgtcaagtagctgggactacaggcacgtaccaccacgcccagctaattttttgattttgtagagacgaggtctcactatgtttcccaggctattttccaactcctggtctcaagcaatccttccacctcagcctcccaaagtgttaggattacaggcgtgagccaccgtgcctggccaggactgTTTCATTCTAAAGCACCAACCACCAAACTTCCTGCTGGGCACCATCTGAGCTCCCCACCAGCTGGAATCCACCTGGATGCCCACACTCTAGTCCCTGCCCTCCAAGAGTTGTCCTTTGGTGTCTTCTGGCTACACGCATGCAGGCTTGTGTGACCTCTCCCACCATCAGACAGTACAACACCACATTGAAGATGCTGGCGTTGGCCATGTACCGGCACTGCCTGGTGGTTAGCGGCATGAATGCTGCGGCCCCACTGTCTGGGTGGCAATTCTGTCTTGACCGCTGAGCccctggacaagttacttaacctttctgtgccgcatcctctcatctggaaaatgaggataataacagtaCTGCCTCATGCGGCTGGGAGAGGATTCTGTGAGTTAATATGTGCAAAAGGctcagaacagtgtctggcatgtggCAAGTGCAACGTGAGCACTGTCTCCCTCACTGAGTTTGCATGACAGCTCAAGGGCTACTATTCCCTACCCCGCACCCACCCCCTCAGTCGGCTGACAGAGCTCCGAATCCAACGCCCGGGAACATACAACAAGCCCCCCGCAATGGGGGAAAGGACCTAACACGACCTGGCCCATGTCCCTCACATCCACAAGGCTGTGGGATAAATATTAAAGTGCCCTAATCCCcacttaacagatgaggaaacacacacagagaaagtaAGTCCCCCTTGTCACGAAAGACAGCCAGGATCCAAACCCAGGTGTGTTCAGCCCATGGCAGGTGCCCAGCAGGCACTGCGTAGAGAAAGCAGACCCATCTCTGGCACCGGCCACTGCTCCACACCGCTGGGTCTCCCTCCTTAATACCACCCCTTCCTCCTCCTAGGCCTAGACGTGCTCAtggatatttatctttctttcttttttagttttagagacagggtctcactttgtcacccaggctggagtgcaatggcatgatcatagctcactgcagcctcgacctcctgggctcaagtgatcctcccgtctcagccccctaagtagttgggactacaggtgtgcgccactacacccagctaattaatgtttaattttttatagagacgaggtctcattatgttgcccaggctggtctcaaactcctggcctcatgcaatcctccgaccgtggcctctcaaagcactgaaTTACAGGGGCAAGTCACCATGCTCGGCCACACGCTGGTATTTCTAAGGCTTTGGAAAGAAGGCTTTTGTCACATGAGATACCCTGCTTCCAGCCCCAGCGAAGGCACAGACATGCCAGACAGGGAGGCAGAGTGAGCACAGCCTGGAACAGCAGTGGCAGTGGGCGGCGTTGGGCAGTACCTCTCCCTCCAGCTGGGTGCCCTACCTTGAGTGCTCATCTTGGCTCAGAACTGtagggaggaaaaagagaaacctcagaaaagagaaaagccatAGGACAGTCACCAGTGGAACGAAAGAAGGAAAACCCTGGAGAAGGGGGACTGGGGAAGAAGAgagccagcctgcctgccttTACAGGAAGTGGGAGCCCGGGAATTCTCTTTGGGCCATGCCCGTGGACTAGGCCCTGTGCTTTGTGGAAGGCAGCGGCCCGGGCGTGGGAGGCCAGGTTCTGGCTGCAGCCCTGCCTCTTGCTGCCTGACCCTGGGCCAGTCCTTCCCCCTCACCCCAGCTTAGCTGTCCCTGCCAGAAAAGGAGTGGGGCAGACTAGATTTCTAAGTCTTTCCTGATCTGATATTCAAGAGGTCAATGATCCTGTTCTCAAAACCAAAGTCTGAATAACAAGGGGGCATTTCTTAAAGTTGGGTTCCTCAATCACAGGGCAGGCAGGAAATCTGAACACACTCTATCCTCAAACTCAAGACAATGGATATTTGATGGGTCTTCTACAAGCTGAAAGATAAGGAACACCAACTACATGcaactctttctcttttcttttcttttttttttttttttttaatagagacagtgtcttactctgttacccaggctggagtgcagtggcatgatcacaattcacttcagcctcgaactcctgggcggctcaagtgatctcccacctcagcctcctgagtagctaggactatggcgggtgccaccatgcctaacgaatttattttatttctttttagagacagggtctcgctatgttgcctaggctggtctcgaattcctgggcttgagcaatcctctagcttcagcttcccaagtagctgggactacaggcacatgctactgcgcctggctaattatttttatttttttgtagagatgggttctcgctatgtttcccaggccggtctctaactcctggcctcaagtaatcctcctgccacagcctccccaaatgctggcattacaggtgtgagccacccacacTTGGCCTTATGCAACCCTTTAAAGCACAAAGCACAAAACACTGGGCCTCTGAGGATCATCCGCTCGTGTATTCTTGGTTAATGTGAACCACATACCCAGAGTCTCCATGTAGCTGAGCTCTCTGATCAAGAAAATTCCTGAATATGTAAATTCAGGGGCACACTCAGTCTCCTAGTGAGTCCATGATTACAATCAACTCTCAGGCTGTCTGAAGCCACCTGGCTGATCTAgcgttctatttttttttttttttttaattctttttccttttctgtctttttttatttttatttttcctttaagacGGTGTTTCACTccttcacccaggttggagtgcagtggcacgatctcagctcactgcaacctctacctcctgggcccaagcgatcctcccacctcagcctccagagtagatgggaatacaggcgtgcgccaccaccaATCTTTCTGACCCCTGTGCTGCTCTACCAGGGCTTGCATAGTGGATTCTGGCAATATGggtggagagaagaggaagacgCCTGGCTGGGGGCAGGCAGTGTAGAAAATCAGATGGAAGCAGTTTTCCCTGCTGTGTGGAGGGCTCAGAGCTTTCTAGTCATCTAGCTGCATTTGCATTGGAAaggttatgttttattttaacccAAAAGAATCTCGATTTCAGactaaataaaggaaaagattcaGGAACTGGTTATGTGGGTTTTCGGTCTTTGCTGAATGAAAGGGAAGTGAATCAGGTTTCACGTCCTTTTCCTTTATCCTTCTAACAGCCCTAGTCAAGAGGACTAGTTGGGCTATTTGACAGAGAGGTGAGATAacatgcccaaagtcacacagctagaaagaggCAGAGCCAACAGCCAAACAGGTCAG is a window encoding:
- the LOC104657786 gene encoding bisphosphoglycerate mutase-like, with the translated sequence MEEARNCGKQLKALNFEFDLVFTSVLNRSIHTAWLILEELGQEWVPVESSWRLNECHYGALIGLNREQMALNHGEEQVRLWRRSYNVTPPPIEESHPYYHEIYNDRKYKVCDVPLDQLPQSESLKDVLERLLPYWNERIAPEVLRGKTILISAHGNSSRALLKHLEGISDEDIINITLPTGVPILLELDENLRAVGPHQFLGDQEAIQAAIKKVEDQGKVKQAKK